One window of the Nakamurella alba genome contains the following:
- a CDS encoding MBL fold metallo-hydrolase yields MAGRSADRLVQAGWTFVHDGIAVRTSRREHTTSTLILADPAAAEGSEVVLVDPAWDPDELDEIAASLDGLRIAAGFATHAHHDHLLWHPDLGRAPRWSSPMTAALARLHRDELLEQLGRDWPRPLTALFGRVEGLPAGTVPWQGPTIQLITHDAHESGHTALWVPERRVLVAGDMLSDVELPLVQNGSLDAYAVGLATLRPYASAARVVVPGHGRPGDDGAERWRADHRYVDRLMAGLDPEDPRRANHGMEQAHALSLELARSNLAAPG; encoded by the coding sequence ATGGCGGGGAGGTCGGCGGACCGGCTGGTGCAGGCCGGGTGGACGTTCGTCCACGACGGCATCGCCGTGCGCACGTCCCGCCGCGAGCACACCACCAGCACGCTGATCCTGGCCGACCCGGCCGCCGCCGAGGGCTCGGAGGTGGTGCTGGTCGACCCGGCGTGGGACCCCGACGAGCTGGACGAGATCGCCGCGTCGCTGGACGGGCTGCGCATCGCCGCCGGCTTCGCCACCCATGCACACCACGACCACCTGCTCTGGCACCCCGACCTGGGCCGGGCGCCACGCTGGTCGTCCCCGATGACCGCGGCGCTGGCCCGGCTGCACCGGGACGAGCTGCTGGAGCAGTTGGGCCGGGACTGGCCGCGCCCGCTGACCGCGCTGTTCGGCCGGGTCGAGGGGCTGCCCGCAGGCACCGTCCCGTGGCAGGGACCGACGATCCAGCTGATCACCCACGACGCCCACGAGAGCGGTCACACCGCGCTCTGGGTGCCGGAACGGCGGGTGCTCGTTGCCGGCGACATGCTCAGCGACGTGGAACTGCCGCTGGTGCAGAACGGTTCGCTCGACGCCTACGCCGTGGGCCTGGCCACCCTCCGCCCCTACGCATCGGCGGCCCGGGTCGTCGTGCCCGGTCACGGACGACCCGGCGACGACGGCGCCGAGCGCTGGCGGGCAGACCACCGGTACGTCGACCGGCTGATGGCCGGCCTGGACCCGGAGGATCCCCGGCGCGCCAACCACGGGATGGAGCAGGCGCACGCACTCTCGCTGGAGCTGGCCCGGTCGAATCTCGCCGCGCCCGGCTGA
- a CDS encoding RidA family protein yields MSALDKLAELGITLPAVPAAAGSYVPTARTGNLLLTSGQLPFVDGVLPATGKVGAEITAEDARGYARLCAINILAAIHDAVGLDAVARVVKLVGFVASADGFTGQPGVVNGASDLLVEVFGEAGRHARSAVGVAELPLGTPVEVEAIVELH; encoded by the coding sequence ATGAGCGCCCTCGACAAGCTCGCCGAACTCGGCATCACGCTGCCGGCCGTTCCGGCGGCCGCCGGTTCCTACGTGCCGACCGCACGCACCGGCAACCTGCTGCTGACCTCGGGCCAGCTGCCGTTCGTGGACGGCGTGCTGCCCGCGACCGGCAAGGTCGGCGCCGAGATCACCGCGGAGGACGCCCGCGGCTACGCGCGGCTCTGCGCGATCAACATCCTGGCCGCGATCCACGACGCGGTCGGCCTGGATGCCGTCGCGCGGGTGGTCAAGCTGGTCGGGTTCGTCGCCTCCGCCGACGGTTTCACCGGGCAGCCCGGTGTGGTCAACGGGGCCTCCGACCTGCTGGTCGAGGTGTTCGGCGAGGCCGGCCGGCACGCCCGCTCCGCGGTCGGTGTCGCCGAGCTGCCGCTCGGCACCCCGGTCGAGGTCGAGGCCATCGTCGAGCTGCACTGA
- a CDS encoding DUF4177 domain-containing protein → MTEPAPRRAFEYATVPLLSHVTKQILDSWGEDGWELVQVVPGPNPEQLVAYLKREK, encoded by the coding sequence ATGACCGAACCTGCTCCACGGCGTGCCTTCGAGTACGCCACCGTCCCGCTGCTGAGCCATGTCACCAAGCAGATCCTCGACTCCTGGGGGGAGGACGGCTGGGAGCTCGTGCAGGTCGTCCCCGGTCCGAATCCGGAGCAGCTGGTGGCCTACCTGAAGCGGGAGAAGTGA